A part of Cryptococcus gattii WM276 chromosome G, complete sequence genomic DNA contains:
- a CDS encoding Hypothetical protein (Similar to TIGR gene model, INSD accession AAW44477.1; CNG01140) produces the protein MSDNLNNHTRNSGNAPAHHLSDTVAPIDTMAAPTLPAIPPISPLPPPSPTSSFSGFHRPSSALAAIAYASLSDSLPTSTDRSYQRPLSHSLTIHVPGPLTPSASDIDLPLSPIFKNSPSIARRRTVIQSTTTHEPSPVNVSESTTPPRVASPEPIEDKPSSIERGSILMPEPQPTPALEQKPNSPRRLEKKPASADLKNSSPSSPTARRSLPRPPKMESHVEPASSSVPVRTQPLPQLSPAASSSWPPLNVVRTELPASSQPMQPPTQQHVRPAFHQKHQPEKSASSLPIIPGISDAGPYPSSNPIRQPQGPPQSQIQQPKPEVGLGPSPAPANGAGPSRKLQEEVCLECMMRDRDLADVDVQGENVWDRESDAGFKELVWREEDLLKSMRNLDSTETSTAHGKLRSVIDMDDTSSSDEFSQNAGNDGPEARRHREEERRRKQAVKAQRKEVDWRVSKEVGWRGFSWEEGRDGDGLPAGFRGGKGGSLTEEGIKSIMAKFPSASAHRYQKLQDFLRNQWLLVLGIRAEAQRLGHFAFPDDVSCHSSLSNHEGRLPTGTMSSASYSYRQPLLSEQIGGLRQSPSSPAGFLTSPIAPNTPPRSNAQRPMTHYLPQREPARELLTPGGYNSSSVKKRGHSKNTSSPGALEPLAINTNVCRTDDNERRINDDDLWTPDRSQGLRPFSFAVRAGAAAAREGSEGHGSMGSAPGQRKSLWGRWGGSVTSFFGGSQGGSGSMIDMHIGLDSERRNRTTSQVYPRAVSLASPTRPSFFSRESLGSSVLDHEPRISRVISQSRLSQVHTGGESDMEDGGRAGKKKGIKGFFQKMKPKGARKNSKAESPNLSNYRQSLNIQGYNPQPSAFGSPSTPETPLAPPPPISVLVRGGGDRGHARTASGSSSSMFTDGQESVNNRLSASNLYGSRSVSSPLGNTSTSDVSMGQSASPGSSKFATTTSAAKRESYASGGNRRSATIGEMGEDRRSVVEVLSNANGANGDSLFCDEPVPVRPGAARPHNKTSTSLTASSQTMLETPPPVNYSNANAFFNHQQHIRSSSIDTGGSLSPNRYKNLPPLPPPGSNDNLHIVQPKESTASPDSFTAVFPDKELSQNKASFYSYPQPQPVAQPSYRQYPQRFHQQQQFQPTGSYAPGYGYGGRASLDQRGSGPKVEKQRAVQTMYGHPMMGMGGMNSIGNMTGVGEVEKKKKGLKGFFGVSKAGRMA, from the exons ATGTCGGATAATCTCAACAATCACACCCGCAATAGCGGAAACGCCCCTGCTCACCATCTCTCAGACACAGTTGCTCCCATAGACACGATGGCAGCCCCCACACTCCCAGCCATCCCTCCCATATCTCCCCTCCCACCGCCCTCTcccacctcttccttctccgGCTTCCACCGTCCGTCCTCTGCCCTCGCCGCGATCGCATACGCCAGCCTTTCAGACAGTCTCCCCACATCCACAGACCGCAGCTACCAGCGTCCTTTGAGTCATTCTCTCACCATCCACGTCCCAGGTCCTCTGACTCCCTCCGCCTCGGACATTGACCTACCCTTATCTCCTATATTCAAAAATTCACCCAGCATCGCTCGTCGTCGCACAGTTATTCAGTCCACCACCACTCACGAACCGAGCCCTGTCAACGTGTCAGAATCTACTACACCTCCCCGTGTCGCCTCCCCGGAACCAATTGAGGACAAGCCTAGCTCAATAGAGCGCGGCTCCATCCTTATGCCAGAGCCACAACCTACGCCTGCACTTGAACAAAAGCCCAACAGTCCAAGGCGGCTGGAGAAGAAACCCGCATCCGCTGACCTTAAAAATTCATCGCCTTCATCTCCCACCGCCAGAAGATCATTGCCTCGACCTCCAAAAATGGAGTCTCATGTTGAGCCGGCCTCGTCATCCGTTCCTGTTCGTACCCAGCCACTACCACAACTGTCTCCCGCGGCATCTTCAAGCTGGCCGCCTCTCAACGTCGTACGAACTGAACTTCCTGCTTCATCACAGCCTATGCAACCGCCCACGCAGCAGCATGTGCGGCCGGCATTCCATCAGAAACATCAACCAGAAAAGTCTGCATCTAGCTTACCTATCATTCCGGGAATAAGCGATGCCGGACCTTATCCGTCTTCTAATCCCATTCGCCAACCTCAAGGCCCTCCCCAATCTCAGATTCAGCAACCTAAACCCGAGGTCGGTTTGGGCCCTTCACCCGCCCCAGCAAATGGTGCTGGGCCAAGCCGAAAACTCCAGGAAGAGGTTTGCTTGGAATGTATGATGCGGGACCGGGATTTGGCAGACGTCGATGTGCAGGGTGAAAATGTATGGGATCGTGAAAGTGATGCTGGGTTTAAAGAATTGGTATGGCGTGAAGAAGATCTCTTAAAGTCTATGCGCAACCTAGATTCTACGGAGACTTCGACAGCCCATGGAAAGCTTAGGAGTGTAATTGACATGGATGATACATCATCATCTGATGAATTCTCTCAAAACGCGGGGAATGATGGGCCGGAAGCGAGAAGACATagggaggaagagagacGTAGAAAGCAGGCAGTGAAAGCACAGCGCAAGGAAGTAGACTGGAGAGTTAGCAAAGAAGTTGGATGGAGGGGTTTCTCATGGGAGGAAGGGCGAGACGGAGATGGGTTACCTGCTGGCTTTAGGGGGGGAAAGGGGGGATCTTTAACAGAGGAAGGTATAAAGTCAATCATGGCTAAA TTTCCTTCTGCCTCAGCCCATAGATATCAAAAGCTGCAAGACTTTCTTCGAAACCAGTGGCTTCTTGTGCTGGGGATTCGCGCCGAAGCCCAGCGTTTAGGACACTTTGCCTTCCCCGATGACGTCTCATGccattcttctctttcGAACCACGAAGGCAGGCTCCCTACAGGGACCATGTCCTCAGCTTCCTACAGTTACCGCCAGCCGCTTCTTTCCGAGCAAATTGGCGGCCTTCGACAAAGTCCGTCATCACCGGCAGGCTTTCTTACTTCTCCTATCGCGCCCAATACGCCTCCTAGATCTAATGCGCAAAGACCTATGACGCATTATCTCCCTCAGCGTGAACCTGCCAGGGAGCTTCTTACTCCCGGAGGTTACAATTCAAGCAGTGTAAAAAAGAGGGGCCACTCGAAGAATACAAGTTCGCCGGGTGCGCTCGAGCCGTTGGCTATCAATACCAATGTTTGTAGGACCGATGACAATGAGAGAAGGATTAACGACGATGATCTTTGGACTCCGGATCGATCTCAGGGTCTCCGGCCATTCTCGTTCGCCGTGAGAGCAGGTGCAGCTGCGGCAAGGGAGGGAAGTGAGGGGCATGGCAGCATGGGTAGTGCACCCGGGCAGAGGAAAAGTTTATGGGGCCGATGGGGTGGAAGTGTTACGAGTTTCTTTGGTGGGAGTCAGGGCGGAAGCGGCAGTATGATTGACATGCA CATTGGTCTTGATAGCGAGCGACGTAACAGGACTACATCCCAAGTTTATCCTCGAGCGGTTTCCCTTGCTTCCCCAACCAGaccttccttcttcagcCGAGAATCCCTAGGGTCGTCTGTTTTAGACCACGAGCCTCGTATATCTCGGGTTATTAGCCAATCACGCTTGTCACAAGTCCATACCGGCGGCGAGAGTGATATGGAGGACGGTGGGAGGGcggggaagaagaagggtatTAAGGGATTCTTCCAAAAGATGAAGCCCAAAGGAGCAAGGAAAAACTCCAAGGCGGAGTCCCCTAATTTGTCAAATTATCGCCAGTCATTAAATATCCAAGGGTACAATCCTCAACCCTCCGCATTCGGCTCACCCTCTACGCCCGAGACGCCTCTCGCACCCCCGCCCCCAATTTCTGTCCTTGTCCGAGGTGGTGGTGATCGCGGACACGCTCGAACCGCCAGTGGCTCGTCCAGCTCAATGTTTACTGATGGTCAGGAATCAGTTAATAATCGACTTTCCGCCTCTAATCTCTACGGCTCTCGATCAgtctcttctcccttgGGCAACACTTCCACTTCCGATGTGAGCATGGGCCAGTCCGCAAGTCCGGGGAGCTCAAAGTTTGCCACTACTACAAGCGCTGCGAAACGGGAAAGTTATGCGTCTGGTGGAAATCGTAGGAGCGCCACTATTGGGGAAATGGGAGAAGACAGGCGTAGCGTTGTCGAGGTCCTTTCTAATGCTAATGGTGCGAATGGTGATAGCTTGTTTTGCGACGAGCCTGTGCCTGTGCGTCCCGGTGCAGCCCGACCTCATAACAAGACTAGCACGTCTCTCACAGCCTCTAGCCAGACTATGCTTGAGACTCCGCCGCCCGTCAATTATAGTAATGCCAACGCATTCTTTAACCACCAGCAACATATTAGATCTAGTAGTATTGACACTGGCGGCTCTCTTTCTCCCAACAGGTACAAGAACCTTCCCCCGCTACCACCTCCGGGATCAAACGACAACTTGCATATCGTCCAGCCCAAAGAGTCCACTGCTTCCCCAGACTCATTCACGGCTGTTTTCCCTGACAAAGAATTGTCTCAAAACAAGGCTTCGTTCTATAGTTATCCCCAGCCCCAACCTGTAGCCCAACCAAGCTACCGGCAGTACCCCCAACGTTTCCATCAACAGCAGCAGTTTCAACCCACTGGGTCTTATGCCCCAGGCTACGGCTATGGTGGTCGGGCATCCCTTGATCAGAGAGGGTCGGGGCCGAAGGTGGAGAAGCAGAGGGCAGTCCAAACAATGTATGGCCACCCGATGATGGGTATGGGTGGTATGAACAGTATAGGTAATATGACGGGGGTTggagaggtggagaagaagaagaaagggTTGAAGGGCTTTTTCGGAGTGAGCAAGGCCGGGAGGATGGCTTAA